The Acidimicrobiales bacterium genome includes a window with the following:
- a CDS encoding MBL fold metallo-hydrolase: MAGKLRRAPPALPLNRHIEFAYGVPDQVSPLVRRVVANNPNQFTFTGTGTHLVGDEGVAIVDPGPELADHVAAIMAALGGATVSHILVTHTHRDHSPAARLLQEQTGAPTYGWGPHPVGGAEGFEEAGDTDYVPDVTVHHGDIIHGTGWTIECLATPGHISNHVCYALLEERGLFTGDHVMGWSTSVVSPPEGNMGDYLRSLELLLTRDDELYWPTHGPPVRDPRPLVRAFIAHRQHREDQIMDCMASGRNTIEAMVPVIYAEVAPELHPAASRSTYAHLLHLVETGRVQSEGDPSSGARYFPS, encoded by the coding sequence TTGGCGGGGAAGTTGAGGCGAGCGCCGCCGGCACTCCCGCTGAACCGGCACATCGAGTTCGCCTACGGCGTGCCCGACCAGGTCTCTCCGCTCGTCCGCCGAGTGGTAGCCAACAACCCGAACCAGTTCACGTTCACCGGCACCGGCACCCACCTCGTCGGCGACGAGGGTGTGGCCATCGTCGATCCGGGTCCCGAGCTAGCAGACCACGTGGCCGCCATCATGGCCGCGCTCGGCGGCGCCACCGTGAGCCACATCCTCGTGACCCACACCCACCGTGACCACTCACCCGCAGCGCGTCTCCTCCAGGAGCAGACCGGCGCCCCCACCTACGGCTGGGGTCCCCATCCGGTCGGCGGCGCCGAGGGGTTCGAGGAGGCGGGCGATACGGATTACGTGCCCGACGTGACCGTGCACCACGGTGACATCATCCACGGGACCGGGTGGACGATCGAGTGTCTCGCCACACCCGGGCACATCTCGAACCACGTCTGTTACGCCCTCCTCGAGGAGCGAGGGCTGTTCACCGGCGATCACGTGATGGGCTGGTCGACGAGCGTGGTCTCGCCCCCCGAGGGCAACATGGGCGACTACCTCCGCAGCCTCGAGCTCCTGCTGACGCGCGACGACGAGCTCTACTGGCCTACTCACGGCCCTCCGGTGCGCGACCCGAGGCCGCTGGTTCGGGCCTTCATCGCCCATCGGCAGCACCGCGAGGACCAGATCATGGACTGCATGGCGTCGGGGCGGAACACGATCGAGGCGATGGTCCCGGTCATCTACGCCGAGGTCGCGCCCGAGCTTCATCCCGCGGCGTCCCGTTCGACCTACGCCCACCTCCTGCACCTGGTCGAGACGGGCCGTGTCCAGAGCGAGGGCGATCCCTCCTCGGGCGCGCGCTACTTCCCGAGCTGA
- a CDS encoding ATP-binding cassette domain-containing protein: MSLPPGLLGGLTGLASDPEARRDAESRVGRWAAVTGLVALVWTLASTLLPGGLPVGVVLLGLVLGGLSSLTAMGLVLVYRSSRIINFAQAEIGGLAAAVAVVMVAGWRLPYFAALPVGLLAAVLTGALIDATVVRKFFTAPRLILTVATIGLAQVLGSAEIGLPTVFAHLQPLTTFKTPFRFTFRVGPLVFSGDHVVAMCVVPVALLGLAWFFSRSDLGIAVRGAADSNERALLLGIPVRRLSRITWVMAAGLSGLGAMLSAPILGPNLGVVAGPESLLAPLAAAVIARMESLPVAVGASLGIGVFQQAVFWSYPRSSTVDVALFAMVLIALLAQRRRVTRTDDSGLGGYVAVKEVRAIPAALARLPEVRSARVFGWLALAVVALVVPLALSQARLTLATYIAIYGILAVSLVVLTGWAGQISLGQFAFAGVGAAATATLLVHAHADFFVALLVAAMVGAGVAVAVGIPALRIPGLFLAVTTLAFAVPVSTYLLNSAYFPSLTPAQLARPLVLDRFDLDSTRVFYYFCLGALVVCCLLARNFRRTRAGRVVVAVRDNARGAAAFSISAVRAKLTAFAFSGALAGVAGGLYVVGLRGVPFSGFNPLASLQVFTMVVIGGLGSLPGALLGAIYVEGVQAYLRGGAQLFATGTGLLGLLMMAPGGLGEVVYGLRDRALRALARSKGLSVPSLAETAAFEPRDGTAPDGTADHAEPGAIASMAADGGAVGARAEDTRRESPGGVPGRSGQLPGAALLTCTGIDAAYGQVQVLFGVDLAVAEGEVLALLGTNGAGKSTILRVAAGLLRPSSGRVIFDGADVTKADPVQRVKAGLVCVPGGRGVFASLTVAENLRLAGWLTRRDRAFMDETTWRVLELFPVLGERLSAKASSLSGGEQQMLTLAQVLFCRPRLIMIDELSLGLAPSVVSTLLGVVRAIAESGTTIVLVEQSVNLATSLAERAAFMERGQVRFAGATAELTERPDLLRSVFLGQVSADRRPRRTPPEGEEAAGPDEVPPAALEVAGMAKAYGGVSAVSGVDLYLTQGEILGIIGSNGAGKTTLFDLCSGFTVADAGRIYLAGEDLTDLDPAGRAERGLGRMFQDARLFPSLTVAETLAVARERPVAVGDPVACALRIGAVVDSETAVAERVDELIESMGLSRYRDAFVSELSTGTRRVVELACALAHEPSVLLLDEPSSGIAQRETEALGELLLQVREQTGAAFVIIEHDVPLVSSISDRLVCMHLGGIIAAGEPGAVLSDPGVISSYLGDSPESIARSGRVAGGQSRPARRPPHSTAGPGGRPDEMAGTQSGGGWRGS; the protein is encoded by the coding sequence GTGAGCCTGCCACCGGGTCTGCTCGGCGGGCTGACGGGTCTGGCCTCGGACCCCGAGGCCCGCCGGGATGCCGAGTCGCGCGTCGGGCGCTGGGCAGCCGTCACCGGCCTGGTGGCGCTGGTCTGGACCCTGGCCTCCACGCTGCTGCCCGGCGGCCTGCCGGTGGGCGTGGTGCTGCTCGGGCTGGTGCTGGGCGGGCTGAGCTCGCTCACCGCCATGGGCCTGGTGCTGGTGTACCGATCGAGCCGGATCATCAACTTCGCCCAGGCCGAGATCGGCGGCCTGGCCGCGGCGGTGGCTGTCGTGATGGTGGCTGGCTGGCGTCTGCCGTACTTCGCCGCCCTGCCCGTGGGCCTCCTGGCGGCGGTGCTCACCGGGGCGCTGATCGACGCCACCGTGGTCCGGAAGTTCTTCACCGCGCCACGGCTCATCCTCACCGTCGCCACCATCGGCCTGGCCCAGGTGCTGGGGTCGGCCGAGATCGGCCTGCCCACGGTCTTCGCCCACCTGCAGCCGCTCACCACCTTCAAGACCCCGTTCCGGTTCACCTTTCGGGTGGGGCCTCTCGTGTTCAGCGGCGACCACGTCGTGGCCATGTGCGTGGTGCCCGTGGCCCTGCTCGGGCTGGCCTGGTTCTTCTCCCGCTCCGACCTGGGCATCGCCGTGCGCGGCGCCGCCGACTCGAACGAGCGGGCCCTCCTGCTGGGCATCCCGGTCCGACGCCTCTCGCGCATCACCTGGGTGATGGCGGCCGGGCTGTCGGGCCTGGGCGCGATGTTGTCCGCGCCCATCCTCGGCCCCAACCTGGGCGTCGTGGCGGGCCCCGAGTCGCTGCTCGCCCCGCTGGCGGCGGCGGTCATCGCCCGCATGGAGAGCCTGCCCGTGGCCGTCGGAGCCAGCTTGGGCATCGGCGTCTTCCAGCAGGCGGTGTTCTGGAGCTATCCCCGGTCGTCGACGGTCGACGTGGCCCTCTTCGCCATGGTGCTCATCGCCCTGCTCGCCCAGCGCCGTCGGGTCACCCGCACCGACGACTCGGGTCTCGGCGGCTACGTGGCCGTCAAGGAGGTGCGGGCCATTCCCGCGGCCCTGGCCCGGCTGCCGGAGGTACGCAGCGCGCGTGTCTTCGGCTGGCTGGCGCTCGCCGTGGTGGCCCTCGTCGTGCCCCTCGCGTTGTCGCAGGCCCGCCTCACGTTGGCGACCTACATCGCCATCTACGGGATCCTCGCTGTGTCCCTCGTCGTGCTGACGGGCTGGGCCGGCCAGATCAGCCTGGGCCAGTTCGCCTTCGCCGGCGTGGGGGCAGCGGCGACAGCCACGCTGCTGGTCCACGCCCACGCCGACTTCTTCGTCGCGCTCCTCGTCGCCGCCATGGTGGGGGCGGGCGTCGCCGTGGCTGTCGGCATACCCGCGCTGCGCATCCCGGGGCTGTTCCTGGCGGTGACCACGCTGGCCTTCGCCGTGCCCGTGTCGACCTACCTGTTGAACTCGGCGTACTTCCCGTCCCTCACCCCGGCCCAGCTGGCCCGACCACTGGTGCTGGACCGCTTCGACCTCGACTCGACCCGGGTCTTCTACTACTTCTGCCTCGGGGCGCTGGTGGTGTGCTGCCTGTTGGCCCGAAACTTTCGCCGCACCCGGGCCGGTCGGGTGGTGGTGGCGGTGCGCGACAACGCGCGCGGCGCGGCCGCCTTCTCCATCAGCGCGGTGCGAGCCAAGCTCACGGCGTTCGCCTTCTCGGGAGCATTGGCCGGCGTGGCCGGCGGTCTCTATGTGGTGGGCCTGCGGGGCGTGCCCTTCTCGGGCTTCAACCCGCTCGCCAGCCTGCAGGTGTTCACCATGGTGGTCATCGGCGGGCTGGGATCGCTGCCGGGGGCACTGCTGGGCGCGATCTACGTGGAGGGGGTGCAGGCCTACCTCCGCGGCGGCGCGCAGCTGTTCGCCACCGGGACCGGGCTGCTCGGGCTGTTGATGATGGCCCCCGGTGGGCTCGGCGAGGTGGTGTACGGGCTGCGGGACCGGGCCCTGCGGGCCCTGGCCCGGTCCAAGGGCCTGTCGGTGCCCAGCCTGGCCGAGACCGCGGCCTTCGAGCCTCGCGACGGGACGGCGCCCGATGGGACAGCCGACCACGCGGAGCCCGGTGCCATCGCCTCGATGGCCGCGGATGGCGGCGCGGTCGGCGCCCGGGCTGAAGACACCCGGCGGGAGTCCCCCGGCGGCGTCCCCGGTCGGTCCGGTCAGCTGCCGGGTGCGGCGCTCCTCACCTGCACCGGCATCGACGCCGCCTACGGCCAGGTCCAGGTCCTCTTCGGCGTGGACCTGGCCGTGGCCGAAGGCGAGGTGCTGGCCCTGCTCGGCACCAACGGGGCCGGCAAGTCCACCATCCTCCGGGTGGCCGCGGGGCTGCTGCGTCCCTCGTCGGGGCGCGTCATCTTCGACGGGGCCGACGTGACCAAGGCCGATCCGGTGCAGCGAGTCAAGGCCGGCCTGGTGTGCGTGCCCGGCGGACGAGGGGTGTTCGCCTCCCTCACCGTGGCCGAGAACCTGCGCCTGGCCGGCTGGCTCACCCGGCGCGACCGCGCCTTCATGGACGAGACGACGTGGCGGGTGCTCGAGCTGTTCCCCGTGCTCGGCGAGCGGCTCTCGGCCAAGGCCTCCTCGCTCTCGGGCGGCGAGCAGCAGATGTTGACGCTGGCCCAGGTGCTCTTCTGCCGGCCCCGGCTCATCATGATCGACGAGCTGTCCCTCGGGCTGGCCCCGAGCGTGGTCTCGACGCTGCTCGGCGTGGTGCGTGCGATCGCCGAGTCCGGCACCACCATCGTGCTGGTCGAGCAGTCGGTGAACCTGGCCACGTCCCTCGCCGAGCGAGCGGCCTTCATGGAGCGGGGCCAGGTCCGCTTCGCCGGTGCGACGGCGGAGCTCACCGAGCGCCCGGACCTGCTGCGCTCGGTGTTCCTGGGCCAGGTCAGCGCAGACCGCCGACCGCGTCGGACGCCCCCGGAGGGGGAGGAGGCCGCCGGCCCGGACGAGGTGCCGCCCGCAGCGCTGGAAGTTGCGGGCATGGCCAAGGCCTACGGAGGGGTGAGCGCCGTCTCGGGGGTGGACCTCTACCTGACCCAGGGCGAGATCCTCGGCATCATCGGGTCCAACGGAGCCGGCAAGACGACCCTGTTCGACCTGTGCTCGGGCTTCACCGTCGCCGACGCCGGCCGCATCTACCTCGCCGGTGAGGACCTGACCGACCTGGACCCCGCGGGGCGGGCCGAGCGAGGTCTCGGGCGAATGTTCCAGGACGCCCGGCTCTTCCCGTCCCTGACGGTGGCAGAGACCCTGGCCGTGGCGCGCGAGCGCCCCGTCGCGGTGGGCGATCCGGTGGCCTGTGCCCTCCGGATCGGGGCGGTGGTCGACTCCGAGACGGCGGTGGCCGAGCGGGTCGACGAGCTGATCGAGTCCATGGGGCTCAGCCGCTACAGAGATGCCTTCGTGTCCGAGCTGTCGACCGGGACCCGCCGGGTGGTCGAGCTCGCCTGCGCCCTGGCCCACGAGCCGTCGGTGCTGCTGCTGGACGAGCCCTCGTCGGGCATCGCCCAGCGCGAGACGGAGGCGCTCGGCGAGCTGCTCCTGCAGGTCCGGGAGCAGACAGGTGCCGCGTTTGTCATCATCGAGCACGACGTGCCGCTCGTCTCGTCCATCTCCGACCGCCTGGTGTGCATGCACCTCGGCGGGATCATCGCCGCTGGCGAGCCGGGTGCCGTGCTGAGCGACCCGGGTGTGATCTCCTCCTATCTCGGCGACAGCCCCGAGTCGATCGCCCGCTCGGGTCGCGTCGCCGGCGGACAGTCTCGGCCGGCTCGTCGCCCGCCCCATTCCACCGCCGGCCCGGGAGGGCGGCCCGATGAGATGGCGGGCACGCAGTCGGGTGGGGGTTGGCGGGGAAGTTGA
- a CDS encoding fumarylacetoacetate hydrolase family protein, with the protein MKIARFSHEGVTRLGVVLGEEIADLGLDHLPTDLGALLADDGLEAASAAASSAPRLPLTQVRLEAPVARPPEFLAIGLNYRSHAAETGQPLPTVPVFFNKQSSCVAGPTDEVHIPRVAPAHVDYEGELGFVIGRRCRHVPRERAREVIAGFVVVDDVSVRDWQMASPTWTMGKSFDTHGPIGPWLVSPDEVGDPHALGLRTWVNGELRQQARTDDLVFDCYDQIAHLSAVFTLQPGTIVSTGTPSGVGFARTPPALLAPGDVVRIEIERVGAIENRLVPEPEDTVLL; encoded by the coding sequence ATGAAGATCGCCCGCTTCAGCCATGAAGGTGTGACCCGGCTCGGGGTCGTGCTCGGCGAGGAGATCGCCGACCTCGGCCTCGACCACCTCCCGACCGACCTCGGCGCCCTTCTTGCCGACGACGGCCTCGAGGCGGCGTCAGCCGCCGCATCCTCGGCGCCCCGGCTCCCGCTGACCCAGGTCCGCCTGGAGGCGCCGGTGGCCCGCCCGCCCGAGTTCCTCGCCATCGGGCTGAACTACCGATCGCACGCGGCCGAGACTGGCCAACCCCTCCCGACCGTGCCGGTGTTCTTCAACAAGCAGTCGTCGTGTGTCGCCGGACCGACGGATGAGGTGCACATTCCCCGCGTCGCACCGGCGCACGTCGACTACGAGGGCGAGCTCGGGTTCGTGATCGGTCGGCGATGTCGCCACGTACCGCGTGAGCGCGCTCGTGAGGTGATCGCCGGGTTCGTGGTGGTCGACGATGTGAGCGTGCGGGACTGGCAGATGGCCTCACCGACGTGGACCATGGGCAAGTCCTTCGACACCCACGGTCCGATCGGGCCGTGGTTGGTGTCGCCCGATGAGGTCGGCGACCCTCACGCCCTCGGTCTCCGAACGTGGGTGAACGGCGAGCTCCGCCAGCAAGCCAGGACCGACGACCTCGTCTTCGACTGCTACGACCAGATCGCCCATCTCTCTGCCGTCTTCACCCTCCAGCCGGGCACGATCGTCTCGACCGGGACCCCTTCGGGTGTCGGGTTTGCCCGCACACCTCCTGCTCTGCTCGCACCGGGCGACGTGGTGCGGATCGAGATCGAGCGGGTCGGCGCCATCGAGAATCGGCTCGTGCCCGAACCGGAGGACACTGTCCTGCTCTGA
- a CDS encoding Ig-like domain-containing protein has product MARAVRPQWALAGAAVVALAAAACTTSPTTATTTSLTSDSPNNTSGLGQLVTFTAKVVAKSPGSGTPTGAVQFTDSGAALGCTGGSPTLDTNATATCTTSTLTLGPHTITAAYGGGGHFASSSGTLTQNVNQQAP; this is encoded by the coding sequence ATGGCGCGAGCGGTTCGCCCTCAATGGGCTCTTGCCGGTGCGGCCGTCGTAGCCCTGGCGGCGGCTGCGTGCACGACCTCGCCCACCACGGCGACAACGACCTCTCTCACCAGCGATAGCCCCAACAACACGTCGGGACTTGGCCAACTGGTGACCTTCACCGCCAAGGTCGTCGCCAAGAGTCCGGGCTCCGGCACCCCGACCGGAGCGGTCCAGTTCACCGACAGCGGCGCTGCGCTCGGGTGCACCGGCGGCTCCCCGACCCTGGACACCAACGCCACGGCCACCTGCACGACATCGACGCTGACCCTCGGTCCGCACACGATCACCGCCGCCTACGGGGGCGGCGGGCACTTCGCTTCCTCCTCCGGCACGCTCACCCAGAACGTGAACCAGCAAGCGCCCTAG